A genomic stretch from Coffea arabica cultivar ET-39 chromosome 10c, Coffea Arabica ET-39 HiFi, whole genome shotgun sequence includes:
- the LOC113713539 gene encoding exonuclease DPD1, chloroplastic/mitochondrial, producing the protein MRKVAMCFSLLQFPRYRIHALANSWWETFPILNRRAGITSSFKVLGSGNYGPEGRQYRRYSRQIITMKTEGRKKDSLSSKGNIKDEILEEALSTNLNTHKSSVTDVERTQVLDIRQMIAENKELAKLVSFIVFDIETTGFSRTEDRIIEIALQDLAGGKNSIFQTLVNPKCYVPNSHVHGISTHMVNKPDVPRMEELIPILLQYIKSRQKPGGFVVLIAHNARNFDVPFLAEEFSRCSYKIPPDWLFVDTLPLAREAMKSKGFKGALKLSLQALGETFKIPLKGSAHRALADVQMLSLIFQKITFELKLSGSSIIEKYSFSDLELRNSKKKKSSS; encoded by the exons ATGAGAAAAGTTGCAATGTGCTTCTCACTGTTACAATTTCCAAGATACAGGATTCATGCTTTGGCTAATTCTTGGTGGGAAACTTTTCCCATCCTTAATAGAAGGGCGGGAATCACTTCTAGCTTCAAGGTTCTTGGTTCTGGTAATTATGGGCCTGAGGGAAGACAGTATAGGAGGTATAGCAGACAGATAATAACCATGAAAacagaaggaagaaaaaaggatAGTTTAAGTAGCAAAGGAAATATAAAAGATGAGATATTGGAGGAAGCTTTAAGCACTAATTTGAATACCCATAAATCTAGTGTGACTGACGTAGAGAGGACCCAAGTTCTCGATATTCGACAAATGATTGCTGAAAACAAAGAACTGGCCAAACTTGTATCGTTTATTGTTTTTGATATTGAGACTACTGGGTTTAGCAGAACGGAGGACCGGATTATTGAGATAGCTCTCCAGGATCTTGCAGGAGGTAAAAACAGCATCTTCCAGACTCTAGTGAATCCCAAATGCTATGTTCCAAACTCGCATGTACATGGTATTTCAACCCATATGGTTAATAAACCTGATGTTCCAAG GATGGAGGAGCTGATTCCCATTTTACTGCAGTACATTAAAAGCCGCCAGAAACCTGGTGGTTTTGTGGTTTTAATAGCTCATAATGCTCGTAATTTTGACGTTCCCTTCCTTGCTGAAGAGTTTAGTAGGTGCTCTTACAAGATTCCGCCAGATTGGCTCTTTGTTGACACCCTTCCCCTAGCGAGGGAAGCTATGAAGTCCAAAG GATTTAAAGGAGCTTTAAAGCTATCATTGCAAGCCCTTGGGGAGACTTTCAAAATCCCTTTAAAGGGCTCTGCTCATAGAGCTCTTGCAGATGTTCAAATGCTGTCCCTGATTTTCCAAAAGATCAcctttgaattgaaattgtcgGGTTCTAGCATTATTGAGAAATATTCCTTTAGTGACTTAGAATTGAGAAactcaaaaaagaagaaaagttctAGCTAG